Proteins from a genomic interval of Medicago truncatula cultivar Jemalong A17 chromosome 3, MtrunA17r5.0-ANR, whole genome shotgun sequence:
- the LOC11416126 gene encoding uncharacterized protein gives MNIDDNVASLTPKFPVSQLNFSIEIKGNKTEIIISSYEDHFMVVATQIGAMGTILHARKEEGMSISPTFNVSVLFGKRDEPMLVACARQLIEHMTLSGVSKPLVLSLGLKDHSVETLKGIVSAVIDKRLW, from the exons ATGAACATAGACGATAACGTGGCTTCTTTAACCCCAAAATTCCCAGTTTCCCAACTCAATTTCTCTATTGAAATCAAG GGAAACAAAACTGAAATCATCATTTCAAGTTACGAAGATCATTTTATG GTCGTTGCTACTCAAATAGGAGCTATGGGGACAATACTCCATGCCAG GAAGGAGGAAGGGATGTCAATTAGCCCAACATTCAACGTTTCTGTTTTATTTGGCAAACGAGATGAG CCAATGTTAGTAGCATGTGCACGCCAGCTGATTGAGCATATGAC TTTGTCTGGTGTCTCTAAGCCATTGGTGCTCTCACTTGGCCTTAAAGACCATTCTGTG GAGACATTGAAAGGCATTGTTTCTGCTGTGATTGACAAGAGGCTGTGGTAA
- the LOC11427810 gene encoding metal transporter Nramp5, whose product MAHQEVNNGSNNRIVAVNVTPSSTPSYNHDDSSKQDQKPGWKKFLAYVGPGFLVSLAYLDPGNMETDLQAGANHGYELLWIILIGLIFACIIQSLAANLGVCTGKHLSEICKAEYPWFVKYCLWILAELAVIAADIPEVIGTAFALNILFHVPVWGGVLLTGCSTLLFLGLQRFGVRKLELLISILVFVMAACFFGELSYVKPPAKGVIEGMFVPKLNGNGAVGDAIALLGALIMPHNLFLHSALVLSRKIPGTKRGINDACRYFLIESGFALFVAFLINVAMISVTGTVCKADDISGENVDRCNDITLNSASFLLQNVLGRSSSTIYAIALLASGQSSAITGTYAGQFIMQGFLDLKMKKWIRNLVTRIVAIAPSLVVSIIGGSSGAGRLIIIASMILSFELPFALIPLLKFSSSRTKMGPHKNSIIIIIISWILGLGIIGINVYYLITAFVGWIIHNSLPKVANVFIGLIVFPLMALYIVSVIYLTFRKDTVVTFVEVKDDPSMQTHVEKGFVNDGQLELSYTPYREDLADITRPEGPRL is encoded by the exons ATGGCACATCAAGAAGTGAATAATGGTAGCAACAACCGTATAGTAGCCGTCAATGTGACCCCTTCTAGCACACCATCTTATAACCATGATGACTCCTCAAAGCAAGATCAG AAACCAGGATGGAAGAAGTTTTTGGCATATGTAGGTCCTGGTTTTCTTGTCTCCTTGGCCTACCTTGATCCCGGAAATA TGGAAACTGATTTGCAAGCTGGAGCTAACCACGGATATGAG CTGTTGTGGATCATACTTATTGGACTCATATTTGCCTGCATAATTCAATCATTGGCTGCAAATCTTGGAGTATGCACCG GTAAACACCTTTCAGAAATTTGTAAAGCTGAGTACCCATGGTTTGTGAAATACTGTTTATGGATATTAGCAGAACTTGCTGTCATAGCTGCAGACATACCTGAAG TGATTGGGACGGCCTTTGCACTAAACATACTATTCCACGTCCCTGTATGGGGAGGGGTTCTGTTGACTGGGTGCAGCACTCTCTTGTTTTTGGGTCTACAAAGATTTGgg GTGAGGAAGTTGGAACTGCTGATTTCAATTCTAGTATTTGTAATGGCTGCATGTTTCTTTGGTGAATTGAGCTATGTAAAACCCCCTGCTAAAGGAGTAATTGAGGGAATGTTTGTTCCCAAACTCAACGGAAATGGAGCTGTAGGCGATGCTATTGCCCTTTTGGGTGCCCTTATCATGCC GCACAATCTTTTCCTCCACTCTGCTCTAGTGCTATCTCGAAAAATACCTGGTACCAAGCGCGGCATCAAT GATGCATGCAGATACTTTCTCATTGAGAGTGGTTTCGCGTTGTTTGTTGCATTTCTAATCAATGTTGCAATGATTTCTGTGACTGGCACTGTTTGCAAGGCTGATGATATTTCTGGAGAGAATGTTGATCGTTGCAATGATATTACCCTTAACTCCGCTTCTTTCCTTCTCCAG AATGTGTTGGGACGTTCAAGCTCAACTATTTATGCCATAGCATTGCTAGCTTCAGGACAAAGTTCTGCCATCACTGGAACCTATGCAGGCCAGTTTATCATGCAG GGTTTCTTGGACTTGAAGATGAAAAAATGGATAAGGAACTTGGTGACTAGGATTGTTGCCATAGCACCAAGTCTAGTTGTCTCTATCATTGGTGGTTCTTCTGGAGCTGGAAGACTCATTATCATTGCATCG ATGATACTTTCTTTTGAGCTTCCATTCGCTTTAATTCCACTCCTTAAGTTTAGCAGCAGCAGGACCAAGATGGGACCTCACAAGAATTCTATCATT ATCATTATCATCTCATGGATACTGGGTTTGGGAATCATTGGAATCAATGTGTACTACCTCATTACTGCTTTTGTGGGTTGGATTATTCACAACAGTCTACCAAAGGTGGCAAATGTGTTCATTGGGCTCATAGTGTTCCCTCTAATGGCACTGTATATCGTCTCAGTTATCTATCTAACATTCAGAAAAGACACTGTTGTAACGTTTGTGGAGGTTAAGGATGACCCGTCAATGCAAACCCATGTGGAAAAGGGGTTTGTAAACGATGGTCAGTTAGAGTTGAGTTATACTCCTTATAGAGAAGATTTAGCTGATATCACCCGACCAGAGGGACCTAGGTTGTGA
- the LOC11418113 gene encoding metal transporter Nramp5, translating into MANLIQQQQQQQQQQQHQVMETSSNHEETQKSGWRKFLPYIGPGFLVSLAYLDPGNMETDLQAGANHGYELLWLVLIGLIFALIIQSLAANLGVTTGKHLSEVCEVEYPLFVKYCLWLLAEVAVIAADIPEVIGTAFALNILFNIPLWAGVLLTGFSTLLLLSLQRFGVRKLELLITILVFVMAGCFFAEMSYVNPPASGVLKGMFVPKLAGEGAVADAIALLGALIMPHNLFLHSALVLSRKVPKSVRGINEACRYFLYESGFALFVAFLINVAMISVSGTVCSANDLSGDNVERCNDLTLNSASFLLKNVLGRSSSTIYAIALLASGQSSTITGTYAGQYIMQGFLDIRMKRWKRNLMTRCIAIAPSLAVAIIGGSSGSSRLIIIASMILSFELPFALIPLLKFSSSSTKMGPHKNSMIIITISWILGFGIISINVYYLSTAFVKWIIHSSLPKVANVFIGIIVFPLMAIYIASVIYLTFRKDTVEMFIETKNDTVMQNQVEKGIVDNGQLELSHVPYREDLADIPLPE; encoded by the exons ATGGCAAACTTGatacagcagcagcagcagcagcagcaacaacaacaacatcaagttATGGAAACATCCTCAAATCATGAAGAG ACACAAAAATCTGGATGGAGAAAGTTTTTGCCATATATAGGCCCTGGTTTTCTTGTTTCGTTGGCTTACCTTGATCCTGGAAACA TGGAAACTGATTTGCAAGCTGGAGCTAATCACGGATACGAG TTGCTGTGGCTGGTACTTATTGGACTCATATTCGCGCTTATAATTCAGTCACTGGCTGCAAATCTTGGTGTAACCACTG GCAAACACCTTTCAGAAGTATGTGAAGTTGAATATCCATTATTTGTGAAGTATTGCTTATGGTTATTAGCAGAGGTTGCTGTCATAGCAGCTGACATACCTGAAG TGATTGGGACAGCCTTTGCTCTCAACATACTATTCAACATCCCATTATGGGCAGGAGTTCTGTTGACTGGCTTCAGCACTCTCTTGCTTTTGAGTCTGCAGAGGTTTGGG GTGAGGAAGTTGGAACTACTGATAACAATCCTAGTATTTGTAATGGCTGGATGTTTCTTTGCTGAAATGAGCTATGTAAATCCCCCAGCTTCTGGTGTACTTAAGGGAATGTTTGTGCCCAAACTGGCTGGTGAAGGAGCCGTAGCCGATGCTATTGCTCTTTTGGGGGCCCTTATCATGCC GCACAATCTTTTCCTCCACTCTGCTCTTGTGCTATCTAGAAAAGTACCTAAATCTGTGAGAGGCATCAAT GAAGCATGTAGATATTTCCTCTATGAGAGCGGATTCGCTTTGTTTGTGGCGTTTTTAATCAATGTTGCAATGATTTCTGTGTCGGGCACTGTCTGCTCTGCCAATGACCTATCTGGAGACAATGTTGAACGCTGCAATGATCTCACCCTTAACTCCGCTTCTTTCCTTCTAAAG AATGTGTTGGGACGATCGAGCTCAACCATTTATGCCATAGCACTGCTTGCCTCAGGACAAAGTTCTACCATCACAGGAACTTATGCAGGACAGTACATCATGCAG GGTTTCTTAGACATAAGGATGAAAAGATGGAAAAGGAATTTGATGACTAGATGCATTGCCATAGCACCCAGTCTTGCTGTTGCCATCATTGGTGGTTCTTCTGGCTCTAGTCGCCTTATCATCATCGCATCG ATGATACTTTCTTTTGAGCTTCCATTTGCTTTAATTCCACTCCTTAAGTTTAGCAGCAGCAGTACCAAAATGGGACCTCACAAGAATTCTATGATT ATCATTACAATCTCATGGATACTAGGTTTTGGAATCATTAGTATCAATGTGTACTACCTCAGTACTGCCTTTGTGAAGTGGATAATACATAGTAGTCTACCAAAGGTGGCAAATGTGTTCATTGGGATTATAGTGTTTCCTCTAATGGCAATTTATATTGCCTCAGTTATCTACCTTACCTTCAGAAAAGACACTGTTGAGATGTTCATCGAGACGAAAAATGATACAGTAATGCAAAACCAAGTGGAAAAAGGAATTGTGGATAATGGTCAACTAGAGTTGAGCCATGTTCCTTATAGAGAAGATTTAGCTGATATACCACTACCAGAATAA